From Bacteroidota bacterium, the proteins below share one genomic window:
- the hemC gene encoding hydroxymethylbilane synthase encodes MRNPLIIGTRGSELALWQARFVQSLLKDIGLDSELKIIKTQGDRIQHLSFDKLEGKGFFTKEIEEALLNGETDLAVHSHKDLPTEQPAGLIIAAVSGREDPSERLLIRKEAVDNRKKFSLRKQARVGTSAARRKSQLLAFRPDLILEDLRGNVPTRVQKLRDGQYDAILMAAAGLERLELDLSDLHVERLDPSEFVPAPAQGVLALQIRAEDHELHRSLQALHHPDVQACIALEREVLRLFEGGCHMPVGAYAVPLEEEGRYRLVTSRAESWDQSPVGVTVESRHPETMAATAVQRIKGIAPQRVFVSRDLTHESYLRRILEARQFTVDGRALIETNPVTIGSLPDSEWIFFSSKQAVQHFFRQRPTVDGRRFACVGKSTAEALRKFGHRADFIGGSTDTRLTGKQFAALIGDARVLFPQAKGSLRSVQQQLVKKGQAIDLVVYETILKNDTPVDPASIYVFTSPSNVEAYFAKNTLPASVKVIAMGHATRSALREQGVQHPHLPDAFDEAGLSRAVFGLSAQA; translated from the coding sequence ATGCGTAATCCTTTGATCATCGGTACCCGGGGAAGCGAACTCGCGCTCTGGCAAGCTCGATTCGTTCAATCCTTGCTGAAGGATATCGGTCTCGACAGTGAGTTGAAGATCATCAAGACTCAGGGTGACCGCATCCAGCACCTCAGCTTCGACAAGCTCGAAGGCAAGGGGTTTTTCACCAAAGAGATCGAAGAAGCATTGCTGAACGGTGAGACCGACCTTGCCGTGCATTCGCACAAGGACCTGCCCACCGAACAGCCGGCGGGCCTGATCATCGCAGCCGTTTCGGGTCGTGAAGATCCATCGGAGCGCTTGTTGATCCGGAAGGAAGCCGTCGATAACCGGAAAAAGTTCTCGTTGCGAAAACAGGCGCGTGTCGGCACTTCCGCTGCACGCAGAAAGTCGCAGTTGCTCGCATTTCGCCCCGACCTGATCCTCGAAGATCTTCGCGGCAACGTTCCTACCCGCGTTCAGAAATTGCGCGACGGGCAGTATGACGCGATCCTGATGGCCGCGGCGGGTTTAGAGCGACTGGAGCTCGACTTGTCCGACCTCCACGTCGAGCGGCTGGATCCGTCGGAATTTGTTCCCGCTCCGGCGCAAGGCGTTCTGGCCTTGCAGATTCGGGCTGAAGACCATGAATTACATCGCTCCCTGCAAGCCTTGCACCATCCCGATGTTCAAGCCTGCATCGCGCTTGAACGGGAAGTGTTGCGCCTGTTTGAAGGCGGCTGTCATATGCCGGTAGGCGCCTACGCAGTACCACTCGAAGAAGAAGGACGTTATCGCCTCGTCACCTCCCGGGCGGAGTCCTGGGATCAAAGTCCCGTCGGCGTCACGGTCGAATCCAGGCATCCGGAGACCATGGCCGCTACGGCTGTGCAACGCATAAAAGGCATTGCACCGCAACGAGTATTCGTCAGCCGGGATCTGACCCACGAATCATATTTGCGACGCATACTGGAAGCGCGTCAATTCACGGTCGATGGCCGGGCATTAATTGAAACGAACCCGGTAACAATCGGATCACTTCCCGATTCGGAGTGGATCTTCTTTTCCAGCAAGCAGGCGGTACAGCATTTCTTCCGGCAACGGCCGACGGTCGACGGTCGACGTTTCGCCTGCGTGGGGAAGTCGACTGCGGAAGCATTGCGCAAGTTCGGGCATCGGGCCGATTTCATCGGTGGTTCGACGGACACGCGTTTGACCGGGAAGCAGTTTGCCGCTTTGATCGGGGATGCGCGTGTGTTGTTCCCACAAGCGAAAGGCAGTTTGCGTTCCGTCCAGCAGCAGTTGGTGAAAAAGGGACAAGCCATCGATCTCGTGGTTTACGAGACGATACTGAAAAACGATACCCCGGTGGATCCAGCCTCCATCTATGTGTTTACCAGTCCTTCGAATGTCGAAGCATACTTCGCCAAAAATACATTACCAGCCTCCGTCAAAGTAATTGCGATGGGGCATGCCACGCGATCCGCCTTGCGCGAACAAGGTGTTCAACATCCGCACTTGCCCGACGCATTCGATGAAGCGGGCTTGTCCCGTGCCGTCTTTGGCCTAAGCGCGCAGGCTTGA
- the can gene encoding carbonate dehydratase, whose translation MKSYEKLLLENKAWALEKVQEDPDFFRRLANLQTPEFLWIGCSDSRVPANEITGTQPGEIFVHRNVANMVVHTDLNLLTVLDYAVTHLKVQHIIVCGHYGCGGVKAAMTHHNMGIINKWLRNIKDVYRFHRELVDAVTDEEAKTDLMVELNVREQVMNLAKTSIIQKAWKSDNRPNLHGWVYGLKDGIIKPVCEMPARTPLDDIYEYDDL comes from the coding sequence ATGAAATCATACGAAAAGCTGCTGCTCGAGAACAAAGCCTGGGCTCTGGAAAAAGTCCAGGAAGACCCGGATTTCTTTCGCCGCCTGGCGAATCTGCAAACCCCGGAATTTTTATGGATCGGCTGCAGCGATAGCCGGGTACCCGCCAACGAGATTACCGGCACCCAGCCGGGCGAAATCTTCGTGCACCGCAACGTTGCCAACATGGTGGTCCATACCGACCTGAATCTGCTAACTGTACTGGACTATGCCGTTACGCACCTGAAAGTGCAGCACATCATCGTGTGCGGACATTACGGTTGTGGAGGCGTGAAGGCGGCGATGACGCACCATAACATGGGTATCATCAACAAATGGTTGCGGAACATCAAGGATGTTTACCGATTCCACCGGGAACTGGTAGATGCTGTAACGGATGAAGAAGCGAAAACCGACCTGATGGTGGAGCTGAATGTCCGGGAGCAGGTCATGAACCTTGCGAAGACCTCCATCATCCAGAAAGCGTGGAAGAGCGACAATCGCCCCAACCTGCACGGCTGGGTGTACGGCTTAAAGGATGGAATTATCAAACCTGTATGCGAAATGCCGGCGCGTACGCCGCTGGATGATATTTATGAGTATGATGATTTGTGA
- a CDS encoding T9SS type A sorting domain-containing protein yields MKRILLFLSALLGLINSAQSSHIMGGELTYDWLGGNDYRVRYTFYRDCAGIPAPNSVVITYGSVGCGATGLSATLYPTPASPVLVAPVCPSAITTCQGGLSTGIEQWSYEGTVLLFPCPDWVIEYTECCRNASITNLVNASSENGYFSAFLNNVATPFNNLARFANAPVPFLYTGLTNQINNGAYDLDNDSIVVTLAPALSGPGTSILYNPGFSATTPIMSSPAMTVDPANGNMVVTPTQQDVDVVVYQVQEYRNGVLIGAFNRDIQVTIVNSASNLLPALSGINGTPSFNTTACAGDTVRFWIYSSDPNASDSTTISFSGNAASLITSSSSGGAQDSVEIELITDGSLVSPQPYLLYATVRDNACPYNGLQTYAYTIYVNGCGTDVWPGDANNDLNCNLYDILPIGVGFGSSGPVRSGASLSWVAQPATDWSQNFVSGMNYKYADTDGDGTITWSDTTAIGLNYGLNHPARLAPPTTSTAIGNLFLVASEDTVGPSGQMQVAVQLGQGSQPVPGIYGVAFRLSFNPMVVDAAQSNFAFLPTSGMGTVGTNLLTFVRPNWSAGYVDAVAVRMDHTNASSDTTIALFDVVIIDNVSARTVCNFELTGVRAITQAGIYQQLTTYADSVDVNSIPTGVSSPAALASIRLYPNPANTRLNWTGKETVSSITIADHLGRTVSYQEIGDNSRSISLETIPAGYYFVTLQTQSGATTRPLCIQR; encoded by the coding sequence ATGAAACGAATTCTACTCTTCCTGTCCGCCTTACTCGGCCTCATCAACAGCGCACAATCGTCCCACATCATGGGTGGCGAATTGACCTATGATTGGCTCGGAGGAAACGATTACCGTGTCCGCTACACCTTCTATCGGGATTGCGCGGGTATTCCGGCACCTAATTCGGTAGTCATTACCTACGGCTCCGTTGGTTGTGGCGCTACCGGCCTCTCTGCGACGCTTTATCCTACACCGGCTTCACCGGTTCTGGTGGCGCCTGTTTGTCCTTCCGCGATCACAACCTGTCAGGGCGGATTATCCACCGGTATCGAGCAATGGTCCTACGAAGGAACCGTACTGCTGTTCCCTTGTCCGGACTGGGTGATCGAATACACCGAGTGTTGCCGTAACGCATCGATCACGAACCTGGTGAACGCCTCTTCCGAAAATGGGTACTTCAGCGCGTTTCTGAACAACGTGGCCACGCCATTCAACAACCTGGCTCGTTTCGCCAACGCACCGGTTCCTTTCCTCTACACCGGACTTACCAACCAGATCAACAACGGCGCATACGATCTCGACAACGACTCCATCGTAGTCACACTCGCTCCTGCATTATCGGGCCCTGGCACATCGATCCTCTACAACCCGGGCTTCTCTGCCACCACACCCATCATGAGCTCGCCGGCGATGACGGTGGACCCCGCGAATGGCAACATGGTGGTCACTCCTACGCAACAGGATGTGGACGTAGTCGTCTATCAAGTTCAGGAATACCGGAACGGTGTGTTGATCGGCGCCTTCAACCGCGACATCCAGGTCACCATCGTCAACAGCGCCAGTAATCTGCTCCCCGCCCTTTCCGGAATCAACGGTACCCCGTCTTTCAACACCACCGCATGCGCGGGTGATACCGTGCGTTTTTGGATCTATTCCTCGGACCCCAATGCATCCGACAGCACCACGATCAGTTTCTCCGGCAACGCCGCTTCCCTGATCACGTCCTCTTCTTCCGGTGGCGCGCAGGATTCCGTCGAGATCGAGCTGATCACCGATGGTTCGCTCGTCAGCCCACAACCTTACCTCTTGTACGCTACCGTACGCGATAACGCCTGTCCGTATAACGGCCTGCAGACCTACGCCTACACGATCTATGTCAACGGCTGCGGCACCGACGTATGGCCCGGCGATGCAAACAACGACCTCAATTGCAACCTCTACGACATCCTTCCGATCGGCGTAGGCTTCGGCAGCAGCGGTCCGGTACGTAGCGGCGCATCGCTTTCCTGGGTTGCACAACCGGCAACCGACTGGAGCCAGAACTTCGTTTCCGGCATGAACTACAAGTATGCCGATACCGATGGCGATGGTACCATCACCTGGAGCGACACCACCGCGATCGGTCTTAATTACGGACTCAACCACCCTGCCCGCCTCGCACCGCCGACTACTTCAACCGCTATCGGCAACCTTTTCCTGGTAGCGAGTGAAGACACCGTCGGTCCCAGCGGACAAATGCAGGTTGCGGTACAACTCGGCCAAGGCTCGCAGCCGGTTCCGGGCATCTACGGTGTAGCCTTCCGGCTCTCCTTCAATCCGATGGTGGTGGATGCTGCACAATCCAACTTCGCTTTCCTGCCCACCTCCGGTATGGGAACCGTGGGAACGAACCTCCTCACGTTCGTTCGCCCGAATTGGTCGGCCGGCTACGTCGACGCTGTGGCCGTACGCATGGACCACACCAACGCTTCGAGTGATACCACGATCGCTTTGTTCGATGTGGTTATCATCGATAACGTCAGCGCCCGTACTGTTTGCAACTTCGAACTGACCGGTGTTCGCGCCATCACCCAGGCCGGCATCTATCAGCAATTGACCACCTATGCCGACAGCGTGGACGTCAATTCCATCCCGACCGGCGTTTCATCGCCTGCCGCGCTTGCTTCCATCCGTCTCTACCCGAACCCCGCCAACACGCGCCTCAACTGGACTGGCAAGGAAACGGTGAGCAGTATCACCATCGCCGATCATTTGGGCCGCACCGTATCGTACCAGGAAATCGGAGACAACAGCCGCAGCATTTCCCTCGAGACCATTCCGGCGGGATATTACTTCGTCACCCTTCAGACACAATCCGGCGCGACCACACGCCCCCTCTGCATTCAACGATAG
- a CDS encoding SulP family inorganic anion transporter, which translates to MKSTGKSTVLPVLSADLPAALVVFLVALPLCLGIALGSQAPLFAGLIGGIVGGIVIGTLSGSQLSVSGPAAGLTAIVAAAIGKMPVYEAFLLSVVIGGVIQLLLGMLKAGVLGDYIPSSVIKGMLAAIGLILILKQLPHLVGYDADFEGDESFSHDGNNTFSDLIQSVGYILPWAALIGIVSLLVQILWEKFLGNRGGLFRILPAPLVVVLIGTWLHLWGTRQFPELALQSQHLVEIPVATSMSGFFSFFIFPDVQFLTNVDVWITGVTLAIVASLESLLCIEASDELDPYKRVTPTNRELKAQGVGNIVSGMLGGLPLTSVIVRTSANINAGARTKWAAIFHGVFLLLSVALIPELLNMIPKASLAAILIYTGYKLAKPSIFRSLYQNGWDQFVPFLVTVLAILLTDLLVGILIGCCIGLFFVMRSNFRSAVFVVNDENRYLFRLRKDVSFLNKPIIKRKLEEVPDDSFIYIDASRADFIDRDVVEVIEDFMLHAPLRNIRVELKRSNFKDQGFSAAIPVPDDH; encoded by the coding sequence GTGAAAAGTACTGGAAAAAGCACCGTTTTACCTGTTCTTAGCGCGGATCTACCCGCCGCGCTCGTAGTCTTCTTAGTTGCCCTTCCGCTTTGCCTGGGCATTGCATTAGGTTCACAGGCTCCCTTGTTCGCGGGCTTGATCGGAGGCATTGTCGGAGGCATTGTGATCGGAACCCTGAGTGGTTCGCAGCTCTCTGTTTCTGGTCCTGCTGCCGGGCTCACCGCCATTGTAGCCGCCGCGATCGGAAAGATGCCGGTTTATGAGGCTTTTCTGTTGTCTGTCGTGATCGGGGGAGTTATTCAGTTGCTTCTGGGTATGTTGAAGGCCGGTGTATTGGGTGATTACATTCCCTCCTCAGTCATCAAAGGAATGTTGGCAGCCATCGGGTTGATCCTGATCCTCAAGCAGCTTCCGCACCTGGTTGGATACGATGCGGACTTCGAAGGGGATGAGTCCTTTTCGCACGACGGGAACAACACCTTTTCCGATCTTATTCAGTCAGTCGGATACATCCTCCCCTGGGCGGCCTTGATCGGTATTGTTTCGTTGCTGGTGCAGATCCTTTGGGAGAAATTCCTGGGGAATCGCGGTGGACTATTCCGGATTTTACCCGCGCCGCTGGTAGTGGTATTGATCGGGACCTGGTTGCATCTATGGGGAACCCGGCAGTTCCCCGAGCTCGCCTTGCAGAGCCAGCACTTGGTGGAAATCCCGGTCGCTACTTCCATGAGCGGCTTCTTTTCCTTTTTCATTTTCCCGGATGTACAGTTCCTGACGAATGTGGATGTTTGGATTACCGGGGTTACGCTCGCGATCGTAGCCAGCCTGGAGTCCTTGTTGTGTATCGAAGCGTCCGACGAACTGGACCCTTATAAGCGCGTGACCCCCACCAACCGTGAATTGAAAGCGCAGGGGGTTGGAAACATCGTGAGTGGGATGTTGGGCGGTTTACCGTTGACTTCCGTGATCGTACGCACATCTGCCAATATCAACGCAGGTGCCAGGACCAAATGGGCGGCCATCTTTCATGGAGTTTTCCTGTTGCTGAGTGTGGCCTTGATTCCGGAGTTGTTGAACATGATCCCCAAAGCCTCCCTGGCGGCGATTCTGATCTATACCGGTTATAAGCTTGCAAAACCTTCCATCTTCCGCTCCCTGTATCAAAATGGCTGGGACCAGTTCGTACCCTTTCTCGTAACAGTCCTGGCCATCCTGCTCACCGATCTGTTGGTTGGTATCCTGATCGGCTGTTGCATCGGATTGTTTTTCGTGATGCGTTCCAATTTCCGTTCAGCAGTCTTTGTCGTGAACGACGAGAACCGTTACCTTTTCCGGCTCCGGAAAGATGTCTCGTTTCTGAACAAGCCGATCATCAAACGCAAACTGGAAGAAGTGCCCGATGATAGTTTCATCTATATCGACGCGTCGCGTGCGGATTTCATCGACCGGGATGTGGTCGAGGTGATAGAGGATTTCATGCTGCACGCTCCCTTGCGTAATATTCGTGTCGAACTGAAACGAAGCAATTTCAAGGATCAGGGATTTTCGGCGGCCATTCCGGTGCCGGATGATCATTAA
- the hemA gene encoding glutamyl-tRNA reductase, whose protein sequence is MQSLKVISFTHKNTPLKELNRFFLHEENRKERLAFLKFSVDIDELLYLATCNRIEFIFSSPTACDKSFLRRFFQYFRPDWSDEELEFALRHGQVYEGEHALRHIYRVASSLDSLVVGEREIITQVRKSYEKAQEEGLTGDLIRLLVKSTITTAKRVYTETKIANNPVSVVSLAERKLRERKLSKDARILVVGTGETNTNLVKYLLKQGFHRFVFFNRTLSNAEKLAKLVRTSTVTAEAYALSGLSNYKGGFDVLISCTGSADPVITMGVYERLLQGELTEKVLVDLAIPADIEAEVIRSFPVHLIDIAELKAEAERNLSERQGEFLHAERIIEESIRSFDDLHRTRSLEIRMREVPDKIREIRQKAVSDIFAKDIEGLDEHSREVLDKVIDYLEKKYISVPMVMAKEILLNKQ, encoded by the coding sequence TTGCAGTCCCTGAAGGTCATTTCGTTCACGCATAAGAACACTCCCCTCAAGGAGCTCAACCGATTCTTCTTACATGAGGAGAACCGGAAGGAACGCCTCGCATTCCTCAAGTTTTCGGTTGATATCGACGAACTGCTTTACCTCGCCACCTGTAACCGGATCGAGTTCATCTTTTCCAGCCCGACTGCCTGCGACAAAAGTTTCCTGCGGAGGTTCTTTCAGTACTTCCGACCCGACTGGAGCGATGAAGAGCTCGAGTTTGCCCTGCGGCATGGACAGGTGTACGAAGGTGAACACGCTCTTCGGCATATTTACCGCGTAGCTTCTTCCCTGGACTCCCTGGTAGTCGGTGAGCGGGAAATCATTACCCAGGTCCGCAAGTCGTATGAGAAAGCGCAGGAAGAAGGCCTGACCGGCGACCTGATCCGCCTGCTGGTGAAATCGACGATCACCACTGCGAAGCGGGTATACACGGAAACGAAGATCGCCAACAACCCTGTTTCCGTCGTGTCTCTGGCGGAACGCAAACTGCGGGAGCGCAAACTGTCCAAAGACGCGCGCATCCTGGTAGTCGGAACCGGAGAAACGAATACAAACCTGGTGAAGTACCTGCTCAAGCAGGGATTTCATCGCTTTGTCTTTTTTAACCGGACGTTGTCCAATGCTGAAAAGCTTGCCAAGCTGGTCCGCACATCCACAGTCACAGCGGAGGCATACGCGCTGAGCGGGCTTTCGAATTATAAGGGCGGCTTCGACGTCCTGATCTCCTGCACCGGCTCCGCCGATCCGGTGATTACCATGGGCGTTTACGAGCGGCTGCTGCAAGGTGAGCTGACGGAAAAAGTCCTGGTCGACCTCGCGATTCCGGCCGATATCGAAGCGGAAGTGATCCGCTCGTTCCCGGTACACCTGATCGACATCGCAGAACTCAAGGCCGAAGCGGAGCGCAACCTCAGCGAACGGCAGGGCGAATTCCTGCACGCAGAGCGGATCATCGAAGAGTCGATCCGCAGTTTCGACGACCTGCACCGCACGCGTTCACTGGAGATCCGGATGCGGGAAGTACCCGACAAGATCCGCGAGATCCGTCAGAAAGCGGTATCCGATATTTTTGCCAAAGACATCGAAGGCCTCGACGAGCATTCACGGGAAGTATTGGACAAGGTGATCGACTACCTTGAAAAGAAATACATCAGCGTCCCGATGGTCATGGCCAAGGAGATCCTGCTGAACAAGCAGTGA
- a CDS encoding cbb3-type cytochrome c oxidase subunit I: MSTHAHDHAHDAHHEGHDHHEHHDSFWTKYVFSQDHKMISKQFLVTAIVMAVLAMLMSLVFRLQLGWPDQKFGFLESIIGKWGKDGKLDPGFYLALVTIHGTIMVFFVLTGGLSGTFSNLLIPFQVGARDMASGFLNMLSYWFFFASCSVMTLSLFVEAGPASAGWTIYPPLSALPQAIPGSGLGMTLWLVSMVLFIASALLGGINYVVTILNLRTKGMSMTRLPLTIWAFFITAILGILSFPVLFAAALLLLFDRSFGTSFYLSDIFIDGAPLHNIGGSPVLFQHLFWFLGHPEVYIVLLPALGLASEVIATQSRKPIFGYKAMIGSMLVIAFLSFIVWGHHMFITGMNPFLGSVFVFTTLLVAIPSAVKVFNYLATLWRGNIVLTPAMLFAIGLVSFFISGGLTGIILGDSALDINVHDTYFVVAHFHIVMGSSAIFGMFAGIYHWFPRMFGRMMDKKLGYLHFWLTLVGVYGTFFPMHFIGLSGAPRRYYAYTAYEGFDAALNINVLVSIFAILGGLAQFIFVFNFFYSMYRGRKASQNPWKSNTLEWTAPVEHLHGNWPGEIPTVHRWAYDYGKPNADDDYIPQTTPYSQTTKSNLPGEG; this comes from the coding sequence ATGTCGACGCACGCACACGATCATGCCCACGACGCTCACCACGAGGGGCACGATCACCACGAGCATCACGATTCTTTCTGGACCAAATACGTGTTCAGCCAGGATCACAAGATGATCTCGAAGCAATTTCTGGTAACCGCGATCGTCATGGCCGTGTTGGCCATGTTGATGTCGCTGGTCTTCCGTCTGCAGCTCGGTTGGCCGGATCAGAAATTCGGCTTCCTGGAAAGCATCATCGGAAAGTGGGGCAAGGACGGTAAACTCGACCCCGGATTCTACCTGGCGTTGGTTACGATCCACGGAACCATCATGGTGTTCTTCGTGTTGACGGGCGGATTGTCGGGAACCTTCAGTAACCTCCTGATTCCATTCCAGGTTGGCGCGCGCGATATGGCCTCGGGCTTCCTGAACATGCTGTCGTACTGGTTCTTCTTCGCCTCGTGTTCCGTCATGACGCTTTCACTTTTCGTGGAGGCTGGACCCGCATCGGCCGGTTGGACGATCTATCCGCCATTAAGTGCGCTGCCACAAGCCATTCCCGGCTCCGGTTTGGGTATGACGTTGTGGTTGGTCAGCATGGTGCTCTTCATCGCTTCGGCCTTGTTGGGCGGTATCAACTACGTGGTGACCATTCTCAACCTGCGGACCAAGGGCATGAGCATGACCCGCCTTCCGCTGACCATTTGGGCGTTCTTCATCACCGCTATCCTCGGTATTCTCTCTTTCCCGGTACTGTTCGCGGCCGCCTTGTTGCTCTTGTTTGACCGCAGCTTCGGTACCAGTTTCTACCTCTCCGATATCTTCATCGATGGTGCCCCCTTGCACAACATCGGTGGCAGCCCGGTACTCTTCCAGCACCTCTTCTGGTTCCTGGGTCACCCGGAGGTATACATCGTCCTGTTGCCGGCGCTCGGTCTGGCTTCCGAAGTCATTGCGACCCAGTCTCGCAAACCGATCTTCGGTTACAAGGCCATGATCGGCTCCATGTTGGTGATCGCGTTCCTCTCGTTTATCGTTTGGGGTCACCACATGTTTATCACAGGTATGAACCCGTTCCTCGGATCGGTGTTCGTATTCACGACCCTGCTGGTCGCTATTCCTTCCGCGGTAAAGGTCTTCAACTACCTGGCGACACTCTGGCGTGGAAACATCGTGCTGACTCCCGCCATGTTGTTCGCCATCGGTCTGGTATCGTTCTTCATTTCGGGCGGTCTGACCGGTATCATCCTGGGTGACTCCGCGCTGGACATCAACGTTCACGATACCTATTTCGTCGTTGCCCACTTCCACATCGTAATGGGCTCATCGGCCATCTTCGGGATGTTCGCCGGTATCTATCACTGGTTCCCGCGCATGTTCGGTCGCATGATGGACAAGAAGCTCGGTTATCTGCACTTCTGGCTGACGCTGGTGGGCGTATACGGCACGTTCTTCCCGATGCACTTCATCGGCCTCTCCGGCGCTCCCCGTCGTTACTATGCCTATACGGCCTATGAAGGATTCGATGCAGCCTTGAACATCAACGTACTGGTCAGCATCTTCGCGATCCTGGGCGGTCTCGCGCAGTTCATCTTCGTGTTCAACTTCTTCTACAGCATGTACCGCGGACGCAAGGCGTCACAGAACCCGTGGAAATCGAATACGCTAGAGTGGACCGCGCCGGTGGAGCACCTGCATGGCAACTGGCCCGGTGAGATTCCGACCGTTCACCGCTGGGCGTACGATTACGGTAAGCCGAACGCGGATGATGATTACATCCCTCAGACGACCCCTTATTCACAGACGACGAAGTCGAATCTGCCGGGAGAAGGCTGA
- the hemB gene encoding porphobilinogen synthase, which produces MLTIRPRRLRKNPIIREMVSETRLSKHQFIYPYFVIPGSKNRQAIEAMPGIHRFSVDELVRDVEAGLKLGIDKVLLFGVGEAKAEDAHSAYHDHSVVAEAVRALKGAFGEQLYVITDVCLCAYTTHGHCGLIEHDYVQNDPSLEVLARMALKHAECGADMVAPSDMMDGRVAAIRSKLDANGFSDTPIMSYSVKFASAYYGPFREAADSAPGKGDRKSYQMDFRNGRESVREALLDEAEGADMLMVKPALAYLDVIRSVRESSRLPLACYNVSAEYSMVKAAAKAGFIDEQRIVVENMHAFARAGADVIISYHTRDLFEKGWM; this is translated from the coding sequence ATGCTCACCATACGTCCCCGCCGACTTCGTAAGAACCCGATCATCCGCGAGATGGTCTCGGAGACCCGCTTGTCCAAGCATCAGTTCATCTATCCGTATTTCGTCATTCCGGGAAGCAAGAATCGACAGGCCATCGAAGCCATGCCGGGCATCCATCGCTTCTCGGTGGATGAGTTGGTACGTGACGTGGAAGCGGGATTGAAACTCGGAATCGACAAAGTCCTGTTGTTCGGCGTAGGCGAAGCAAAGGCGGAAGACGCCCATTCAGCTTATCACGACCATAGTGTGGTGGCCGAAGCGGTACGTGCGTTGAAAGGAGCTTTCGGGGAGCAGTTGTATGTCATCACCGACGTCTGCCTTTGCGCGTATACCACGCACGGGCATTGCGGGCTCATCGAGCATGATTACGTCCAAAACGATCCGTCCCTCGAAGTGCTGGCACGCATGGCGTTGAAGCACGCCGAATGCGGAGCAGACATGGTTGCTCCCAGCGACATGATGGATGGCCGGGTCGCGGCGATCCGAAGCAAACTCGATGCGAACGGTTTTTCCGACACACCGATCATGTCCTATTCCGTGAAGTTCGCATCCGCGTATTACGGTCCGTTCCGCGAGGCCGCCGATTCTGCGCCCGGGAAAGGGGATCGCAAGTCGTACCAGATGGATTTCCGCAACGGGCGCGAGTCGGTTCGGGAAGCCCTGTTGGACGAGGCGGAAGGGGCGGATATGCTGATGGTCAAGCCGGCACTGGCTTATCTGGATGTCATCCGGTCTGTCCGGGAGAGCAGCCGCCTGCCGCTGGCCTGTTACAACGTTTCGGCCGAATATTCGATGGTCAAAGCGGCTGCCAAAGCCGGATTTATCGACGAACAGCGGATTGTTGTAGAAAATATGCACGCATTCGCCCGAGCCGGGGCGGATGTGATCATTTCCTATCATACCCGGGACCTGTTCGAAAAGGGCTGGATGTGA